The genomic stretch GCGAAACATACGCTGTCCAAAATGTATCGCTGATGATAAAGTTTGCGACCTGTTTTACACTTTGCAGTAATGCGCTGTCCGGCGAAGACAGCTTTTGCTTATTGCTTGTAAACCCTGTAAATACGGGAACTCTGGCAATTACATTGCTATTCACAGGCAGATATTTTCCGCTGCTGTCTATATAAAATGAATTGCCGGTTATCGTAAAAATTCTTGCCACAGGGTCGCTTTCTTTTAAATCTATTTGTAATATTTGATTGTTATCGAAATACAGTTTTGCCTGTTTAATCCATGCATCTTTTTCAAGCTCTGATTCAATTTGCTTTACATTGATTTTATTAATTGGAATGCCTGCTTTTCCGCCGTTTTCGCTCACTTTAATTTTGATGCCGTTTTCATCTACAAAAACCTGCTTTGCGTTTTTACTTATCTCGACGTTGATGCCTTTGCACAGTTTTTCACCTTTCT from Arachidicoccus sp. BS20 encodes the following:
- a CDS encoding cell division protein FtsQ/DivIB, with the translated sequence MLKKKLIITLWILLGVAATGLLFIAAKEKGEKLCKGINVEISKNAKQVFVDENGIKIKVSENGGKAGIPINKINVKQIESELEKDAWIKQAKLYFDNNQILQIDLKESDPVARIFTITGNSFYIDSSGKYLPVNSNVIARVPVFTGFTSNKQKLSSPDSALLQSVKQVANFIISDTFWTAYVSQINILPNTEFQIIPVVGNQIIDIGNADNLPDKFNRLYSFYRQVLSRTGINKYKEIDVQYKGQVVASNGMKDSTAALLQRNNMPATPDSEIIRLDNVARVNSPNKTKTTQHKTKQIIHKINTTKTNKS